In Ptychodera flava strain L36383 chromosome 17, AS_Pfla_20210202, whole genome shotgun sequence, one genomic interval encodes:
- the LOC139116334 gene encoding 3-(3-hydroxy-phenyl)propionate/3-hydroxycinnamic acid hydroxylase-like, producing MNNIAKFDVIISGLGPVGAVTANLLAQYGLTVAVFERDFEIYNLGPRAIAIDAEAMIVFGMMGLDDWLDSHVVKPCIGVRTGVPPNGVTLLSVKPERHSLYGHQRIAFFNQPCLEKTLRDNLEQYSNVKVYLGHERIVERIFE from the exons ATGAACAACATCGCGAAATTTGATGTCATTATAAGCGGCCTCGGCCCTGTCGGAGCTGTTACAGCCAATTTACTGGCCCAGTATGGTTTGACCGTGGCAGTGTTTGAACGAGACTTTGAAATATACAACCTCGGCCCACG GGCCATCGCCATTGACGCGGAAGCCATGATTGTTTTCGGGATG ATGGGACTTGACGATTGGCTAGACTCCCACGTCGTGAAACCTTGCATCGGAGTGAGGACCGGCGTGCCACCGAACGGCGTGACTTTGCTGTCCGTCAAGCCTGAGAGACACAGCCTATACGGTCATCAGCGAATAGCGTTCTTCAATCAACCATGCCTGGAAAAAACCCTGAGGGACAACTTGGAACAGTATTCGAATGTCAAAGTGTATCTTGGACATGAG agaattgttgaaagaatCTTTGAGTAA